The following are from one region of the Aquirufa lenticrescens genome:
- a CDS encoding peptidoglycan DD-metalloendopeptidase family protein, with translation MRLITYIFGCILLLSGFSLKAQERNLFKKKTEIEVKSNSQLFQEKNKKKDELDELPPLQFRNETESVGVTAGSELQERKFEPIKMVNASISNFDTTSIDEGENLIVEIEEEAAPEGTEDFVSVASYYAIWDTKIIDPYDIDAKEFDEPVDIELYNKAAGRNWAAPLEIVKQTSPFGPRWGRLHAGVDLDLETGYPVYSVFDGIVRVSHYDRSGYGNYVLVRHYNGFETLYAHLASPGAEPGTLVKAGDQIGVGGSTGRSTGSHLHFETRYEGNPMNPKNVYNFSPFEPVSDHIIITARSFDIRSLSLKNEYGAVGDKVRSRTKAWTKVRQGDTLGAIARRTGVSIAKLKKLNGMKSSSVIRAGRRIRIH, from the coding sequence ATGAGGTTAATCACCTATATTTTTGGATGTATTCTGTTGCTATCAGGCTTTAGTCTGAAGGCTCAAGAGCGGAATTTATTCAAGAAAAAAACAGAAATCGAAGTCAAATCCAATTCCCAACTTTTCCAAGAAAAGAACAAGAAGAAGGATGAACTAGATGAACTCCCACCTTTGCAATTCAGAAATGAGACGGAATCCGTAGGGGTTACGGCTGGCTCCGAATTACAGGAACGCAAGTTTGAGCCCATTAAAATGGTCAATGCGAGCATCAGTAATTTCGATACTACGTCCATCGACGAAGGCGAGAATCTGATCGTAGAGATTGAAGAAGAGGCTGCACCGGAAGGTACAGAGGATTTTGTTTCGGTGGCGTCTTATTACGCGATTTGGGATACAAAAATTATTGATCCTTATGATATCGATGCTAAAGAATTCGACGAACCTGTTGACATCGAATTATACAATAAGGCAGCTGGACGTAACTGGGCAGCTCCTTTAGAGATAGTAAAGCAAACGAGTCCATTTGGACCACGCTGGGGTCGACTACATGCTGGGGTGGATTTAGACTTGGAAACTGGTTATCCTGTTTACTCTGTATTCGACGGAATTGTTCGCGTAAGTCATTACGACAGATCAGGTTATGGCAATTATGTATTAGTACGTCATTATAATGGGTTTGAAACGTTATATGCTCACCTTGCGTCTCCAGGTGCAGAACCAGGAACTTTAGTAAAAGCGGGAGACCAAATCGGTGTAGGCGGAAGCACGGGCAGAAGTACGGGTTCTCACTTGCACTTTGAGACGCGTTATGAAGGTAATCCCATGAACCCGAAGAACGTTTACAACTTCAGTCCTTTTGAACCCGTTTCGGATCACATTATTATTACCGCACGCTCTTTTGATATTCGCTCCTTATCGTTGAAAAACGAATATGGTGCTGTTGGAGATAAAGTGCGTTCCAGAACGAAGGCTTGGACTAAAGTGCGTCAAGGTGACACCCTTGGTGCCATCGCTAGACGTACCGGTGTTTCGATTGCTAAATTGAAGAAGTTAAATGGAATGAAGAGCTCATCGGTCATCCGAGCTGGGCGCCGAATTCGCATCCATTAA
- the bshB1 gene encoding bacillithiol biosynthesis deacetylase BshB1 codes for MKLDILVMAAHPDDAELSCAGTILSHIAAGKKVGIVDFTRGELGTRGTPEIRLQESADATKILGIHARENLAIRDGFFRNDEETQLKLIEVIRKYQPEVVLANALEDRHPDHGKGAQLAIDACFLSGLRQIKTGDLPAWRPKQVYHYIQDRYLEPDFVIDITAHWDQKEAAIRAFKSQFFDPNSAEPSSYISSPDFLNFIQARAMEMGHKIGVKYGEGFQSQKTLEKTILE; via the coding sequence ATGAAATTAGATATCCTCGTGATGGCCGCTCACCCAGACGACGCTGAATTAAGCTGCGCTGGAACCATACTCTCCCACATTGCTGCCGGCAAAAAAGTAGGAATCGTCGATTTCACCCGTGGTGAATTAGGTACGCGAGGAACACCTGAAATACGTCTGCAAGAATCGGCTGATGCCACAAAAATCCTTGGCATTCACGCACGAGAAAACTTGGCCATCCGGGATGGATTTTTCAGAAACGACGAAGAAACCCAGTTAAAACTTATCGAAGTCATTCGCAAATACCAACCAGAAGTAGTACTTGCGAACGCTTTAGAAGACCGGCATCCAGACCACGGCAAGGGAGCACAATTAGCGATTGATGCCTGTTTCTTATCAGGTTTACGCCAAATCAAAACCGGCGACCTTCCTGCCTGGAGACCTAAACAAGTCTACCACTATATTCAAGATCGTTATTTAGAGCCAGATTTCGTGATTGACATCACTGCTCACTGGGATCAAAAAGAAGCGGCTATTCGAGCATTTAAGAGTCAATTCTTTGACCCTAATTCTGCTGAACCGTCTTCCTATATCTCTAGCCCAGACTTCTTAAACTTCATCCAAGCGCGAGCGATGGAGATGGGCCACAAGATTGGAGTGAAGTATGGGGAAGGGTTTCAGAGTCAGAAGACGTTAGAGAAGACGATATTAGAGTAG
- the pdxH gene encoding pyridoxamine 5'-phosphate oxidase, with product MNLADLRLNYQKGELHEQHVHPDPFAQFAIWFKEAQSAEVPEPNAMFLSTLSATGRPSGRIVLLKTVDHGFSFFTNYESRKGQELAFTSQASITFFWGELERQIRIEGHVEKLSVELSTAYFHSRPRESQLGAWVSEQSARVDSREVLQARYTQLAAEYEGKTIPKPDHWGGYRLVPDYFEFWQGRPSRLHDRVVYDAREKEGWECYRVAP from the coding sequence ATGAACTTAGCTGATCTACGCTTAAACTACCAAAAAGGAGAATTGCATGAACAACACGTACATCCAGATCCTTTTGCCCAATTTGCTATTTGGTTTAAGGAAGCCCAATCAGCTGAGGTTCCCGAGCCTAACGCGATGTTCTTAAGCACATTAAGTGCAACAGGCCGCCCATCTGGTCGCATCGTTTTATTGAAAACAGTCGATCATGGATTTAGCTTTTTTACGAATTATGAATCCCGCAAAGGCCAAGAATTAGCTTTTACCTCGCAGGCATCTATTACCTTTTTTTGGGGCGAATTAGAACGCCAAATCCGCATTGAAGGCCACGTCGAAAAACTCTCTGTTGAATTATCTACTGCTTATTTTCATTCCCGTCCGCGCGAATCTCAATTAGGTGCTTGGGTATCGGAGCAAAGTGCCCGCGTAGATTCCCGAGAAGTATTACAAGCTCGATACACTCAATTAGCTGCAGAATACGAAGGCAAAACGATTCCTAAACCAGATCATTGGGGCGGATACCGTCTAGTGCCGGATTATTTTGAATTTTGGCAAGGCAGACCGTCTCGTTTGCATGACCGTGTGGTGTATGATGCTCGGGAGAAAGAAGGTTGGGAGTGTTATCGAGTAGCGCCTTAA
- the polA gene encoding DNA polymerase I: MKKLFLFDAMALIYRAHFAFAKTPRISSKGINTSAVFGFANTILEVINKEKPDYLGVAFDTPKPTFRHVEYTPYKAQRQEQPEDITIAIPYVKRLVEAMDIPLLILDGYEADDVIGTIAKKAVRVNPDIEVFMMTPDKDYGQLVEERIKMYKPAFMGKGVEILGPKEVCQRWNIANVDQVIDMLGLMGDAVDNIPGIPGVGEKTAQKLIEQFGSLENLLDNTDQLKGKLQENLINFREQGILSKHLARIMLEVPIEYEEEKLKATPPNRALLEPLLEELEFRTLRKRILGEDEPVVAKVKASPKVDANQMDMFGSPAPSVATTPDTEVEEEVSTTSYSNLSNTAHQYHLVQGENAIKSLISFLDRQDSFCFDTETTSLVAIEAALVGMSFSYRKGEAFYVPFPEDPASCQAQADLFKAIFAKESTIKIAQNIKYDMSVLRNYGIEIKGATYDTMLAHYLIEPEKRHGMDALALAYLSYEPMSIENLIGKKGAKQGNMREVELNLIKEYAAEDADITLQLKPFLDKQLTTNPKAVQLLHEVEMPLARVLSTIECEGVNLDVPFLQEMSKTLEADSKAVQEKIFATAGQEFNIASPKQLGEILFEKLKLDPKAKKTKTGQYMTGEEVLSKLEAEHEIASLILDFRELQKLKSTYVDALPALISPKTGRIHTSFMQAVTATGRLSSKDPNLQNIPIRTVRGREIRKAFIPRDENHLILSADYSQIELRIMAAFSKDESMLDAFNNGLDVHKATAAKVFHVPLEEVTSDMRRKAKTVNFGIIYGVSAFGLAAQLAISRTEAKEIIDQYFVEFPKVKTFMDQSITDARENGYVETVLGRRRYLRDILSANMNERGFAERNAINAPIQGSAADMIKVAMIQIQDFLERENLKSKMILTVHDELVFDAHKDEVDYLKTQINKIMCEAMDLGVAMETGIGVGENWLEAH, encoded by the coding sequence ATGAAAAAATTATTCCTTTTTGACGCGATGGCCTTGATTTATCGCGCGCATTTTGCATTTGCTAAAACACCTCGAATTTCTTCGAAGGGAATTAATACTTCCGCCGTTTTTGGCTTTGCAAATACGATCCTAGAGGTCATTAACAAGGAAAAACCAGACTATTTAGGGGTTGCTTTTGATACACCTAAACCTACCTTTCGTCACGTAGAATATACGCCCTATAAGGCGCAGCGCCAGGAACAGCCGGAGGATATTACGATTGCAATTCCTTACGTGAAACGATTAGTCGAGGCGATGGATATTCCGTTGCTTATTTTAGATGGCTATGAGGCGGATGATGTGATTGGTACTATTGCCAAGAAAGCGGTGCGTGTGAACCCAGATATTGAGGTCTTCATGATGACGCCTGATAAGGATTATGGGCAATTAGTGGAGGAGCGCATTAAGATGTACAAACCGGCCTTTATGGGCAAAGGTGTAGAGATTTTAGGGCCCAAGGAGGTATGCCAACGTTGGAACATCGCAAATGTCGACCAAGTAATCGATATGCTGGGTTTGATGGGTGATGCGGTGGATAATATTCCGGGTATTCCGGGTGTGGGTGAAAAGACAGCCCAAAAGCTCATTGAGCAGTTTGGCTCGTTAGAAAACTTACTAGATAATACCGATCAACTGAAAGGCAAATTGCAAGAAAACTTGATCAATTTCCGCGAACAAGGGATTTTATCGAAGCATTTGGCCCGTATTATGCTCGAAGTACCTATCGAATATGAAGAGGAAAAATTAAAAGCAACGCCGCCTAACCGCGCGCTTTTAGAGCCTTTATTAGAAGAATTAGAATTCAGAACGCTGCGTAAGCGGATTTTGGGAGAGGACGAACCAGTGGTGGCGAAGGTGAAAGCCTCGCCTAAAGTGGATGCGAACCAGATGGATATGTTTGGATCACCGGCTCCTTCTGTCGCTACAACTCCTGATACCGAGGTGGAAGAAGAGGTTAGCACAACCAGCTATTCAAATCTCAGTAATACTGCGCACCAATATCATTTAGTGCAAGGCGAGAACGCGATTAAGTCATTGATTAGCTTCTTGGATCGCCAGGATTCCTTCTGTTTTGATACGGAGACAACGAGTTTGGTGGCGATCGAAGCGGCATTAGTGGGGATGTCCTTCTCTTACCGCAAGGGCGAGGCCTTTTATGTGCCGTTCCCAGAAGATCCGGCGTCTTGCCAGGCGCAGGCTGATTTATTTAAGGCTATTTTTGCCAAAGAATCGACCATCAAAATTGCCCAAAACATCAAGTACGATATGAGCGTCTTGCGTAATTACGGCATCGAAATCAAAGGGGCAACTTACGACACGATGCTTGCGCATTACTTGATCGAACCAGAGAAACGCCACGGGATGGACGCTTTGGCCCTCGCCTATTTAAGCTACGAACCGATGTCCATCGAAAATTTGATTGGCAAAAAAGGCGCCAAACAAGGCAATATGCGTGAGGTGGAGTTAAACTTGATCAAAGAATATGCGGCAGAAGATGCAGACATAACCTTGCAATTAAAGCCATTCCTGGACAAACAATTAACGACGAATCCGAAAGCCGTTCAGTTACTTCACGAGGTAGAAATGCCGTTAGCGCGCGTTTTGTCCACGATCGAATGCGAAGGTGTGAATTTAGACGTGCCTTTCCTTCAAGAAATGTCGAAGACGTTGGAAGCAGATTCCAAAGCCGTACAAGAGAAGATATTCGCCACAGCTGGCCAAGAATTCAACATCGCCTCCCCTAAGCAATTAGGCGAGATTTTGTTCGAAAAACTGAAGCTCGACCCTAAGGCGAAAAAGACCAAAACCGGTCAATACATGACGGGCGAAGAAGTCTTATCTAAATTAGAAGCGGAACACGAAATCGCCTCCTTGATTCTCGACTTCCGCGAATTACAGAAATTGAAATCTACTTATGTGGATGCCCTACCGGCCCTTATTTCGCCCAAAACAGGCCGCATCCACACGTCCTTCATGCAAGCAGTTACCGCAACTGGTCGTCTGTCTTCGAAGGATCCGAACTTACAAAACATCCCGATCCGTACCGTACGTGGTCGTGAGATCCGCAAGGCCTTCATCCCACGCGATGAAAACCACTTGATTTTATCAGCCGATTATTCCCAAATCGAATTGCGTATCATGGCCGCCTTCTCGAAGGATGAATCCATGCTGGATGCTTTCAATAACGGTTTGGACGTACACAAAGCAACCGCCGCAAAAGTGTTCCATGTACCTTTAGAGGAGGTCACATCCGACATGCGTCGCAAGGCGAAGACGGTGAATTTTGGGATTATCTATGGCGTTTCGGCCTTTGGCCTAGCGGCTCAATTAGCCATTTCCCGCACGGAAGCGAAGGAAATCATCGATCAATACTTCGTTGAATTCCCTAAAGTGAAGACCTTTATGGACCAAAGTATCACCGACGCACGCGAAAACGGTTACGTCGAAACTGTTTTGGGTCGCCGCCGCTACCTACGCGATATTTTATCTGCTAATATGAACGAGCGTGGTTTTGCAGAACGCAATGCCATCAACGCCCCTATCCAGGGTTCTGCGGCGGATATGATCAAAGTAGCGATGATTCAAATCCAGGATTTCCTCGAAAGAGAAAACCTGAAATCGAAAATGATCTTAACCGTACATGATGAATTGGTGTTCGACGCACACAAAGATGAGGTCGACTACCTAAAAACCCAAATCAACAAGATCATGTGCGAAGCGATGGATTTAGGCGTCGCGATGGAAACGGGAATTGGCGTGGGAGAGAATTGGCTGGAAGCGCATTAA
- a CDS encoding carbon-nitrogen hydrolase → MKNVSFALIQLSCSTTVSENWQKTISSIRDAASKGAQVICLQELFKSVYFCYEEKQDFFALAEAIPGPSTDELGALAAELNVVIVASLFEKRAAGLYHNTTAVIDADGKYLGKYRKMHIPDDPGYYEKYYFTPGDLGYQVFETKFAKMGVLICWDQWYPEAARLTALQGAEVLVYPTAIGWDLEEKDGEINREQYQAWQTIQRSHSVANGVPVVSVNRVGTENGQQFWGGSFVSNAFGRVIFQASHDQEEIALVDVNVDSSEYYRRTWPFFRDRRIDSYGGITERFID, encoded by the coding sequence ATGAAAAACGTTTCCTTCGCCTTAATTCAGCTATCCTGCAGCACAACTGTTTCAGAAAACTGGCAAAAAACGATTAGCTCGATTCGCGACGCCGCCTCTAAGGGTGCCCAAGTGATTTGCTTGCAAGAATTGTTCAAGTCGGTCTATTTCTGTTACGAAGAAAAGCAGGATTTCTTTGCTTTGGCAGAGGCGATTCCCGGTCCATCGACAGATGAATTAGGTGCTTTGGCAGCCGAATTAAACGTGGTAATCGTCGCATCTCTTTTCGAAAAGCGGGCGGCAGGTCTTTACCATAACACTACTGCGGTCATTGATGCAGACGGGAAATACCTGGGTAAGTACCGTAAAATGCATATTCCAGATGATCCAGGCTACTATGAGAAGTATTATTTCACGCCAGGTGATTTAGGATATCAGGTTTTTGAAACGAAGTTTGCCAAAATGGGGGTGCTCATCTGCTGGGATCAATGGTATCCTGAGGCAGCTCGCTTAACGGCTCTTCAAGGAGCAGAGGTGTTAGTATATCCAACGGCTATCGGTTGGGATTTGGAAGAAAAAGACGGTGAAATCAACCGCGAACAATACCAAGCTTGGCAAACCATCCAACGTTCACATTCAGTCGCTAACGGCGTTCCTGTTGTTTCTGTGAACCGCGTAGGAACCGAAAATGGTCAACAATTTTGGGGCGGAAGCTTTGTCTCTAATGCCTTTGGTCGCGTGATCTTCCAAGCCTCTCACGATCAAGAGGAAATTGCGCTAGTAGATGTGAATGTCGATTCGAGCGAATATTACCGTAGAACCTGGCCATTCTTTAGAGATCGAAGGATTGATTCGTATGGCGGGATTACGGAGCGGTTTATTGATTGA
- a CDS encoding glycine--tRNA ligase: protein MENKKQDTASALKDIISHAKEYGFVFPSSEIYDGLQAVYDYGQNGVELKNNLKTVWYKAMTMLNDNVVGLDASIFMHPLTWKASGHVDSFNDPMIDNKDSKKRYRADTLLEERAAQLEDEGKEAEAKALLQKMAKCLDAGDLEGVRQIIIDENIKCPVSNTANWTEVRQFNLMFSTQVGAVSEDASLIYLRPETAQGIFVNFLNVQKTGRMKVPFGIAQIGKAFRNEIVARNFIFRMREFEQMEMQFFVRPGTEMEWYSKWKETRMKFHLALGIPATSLKFHDHDKLAHYANAAVDIEYKFPFGFKEMEGIHSRTDFDLKAHQDLSRKKQQYFDPEINENYIPYVVETSVGADRLFLAILCNAYTEETVGEGEQEKQRVFLNFHPALAPVKVAVLPLVKKDGLAEKAQEIVNSIKFAFNTTYDDGGAIGKRYTRQDLIGTPYCVVVDYQTMEDNTVTVRDRNTMTQERISIADLKEKIGYAVSMERIFEKLLS from the coding sequence ATGGAAAATAAAAAACAGGATACCGCCTCGGCATTGAAGGATATTATTTCACACGCGAAAGAATATGGTTTCGTATTTCCTTCTTCGGAGATTTATGATGGTTTGCAAGCGGTATATGATTACGGTCAAAACGGTGTCGAGTTAAAGAATAACTTAAAAACGGTTTGGTACAAGGCGATGACGATGTTGAATGACAACGTAGTAGGCCTTGATGCCTCCATTTTTATGCACCCATTGACTTGGAAGGCTTCTGGTCACGTGGATTCGTTTAACGATCCCATGATTGATAATAAGGATTCTAAAAAACGTTACCGTGCTGATACTTTATTAGAAGAAAGAGCAGCACAATTAGAAGACGAGGGAAAAGAGGCTGAGGCGAAGGCTTTATTACAAAAAATGGCGAAATGCTTAGATGCAGGGGATTTAGAGGGAGTTCGCCAGATCATTATCGATGAAAATATAAAGTGTCCGGTTTCGAACACGGCTAATTGGACCGAGGTTCGTCAATTCAATTTGATGTTCTCTACTCAGGTAGGCGCTGTTTCAGAGGATGCTAGTTTAATTTATTTACGTCCAGAGACGGCTCAGGGAATCTTTGTAAACTTCTTGAACGTACAAAAGACGGGCCGTATGAAGGTTCCTTTTGGCATTGCCCAAATCGGAAAAGCCTTCCGTAACGAGATCGTTGCGCGTAATTTCATCTTCCGTATGCGGGAATTCGAACAAATGGAGATGCAATTCTTCGTTCGTCCTGGCACAGAAATGGAATGGTATTCGAAGTGGAAAGAAACACGTATGAAGTTCCACTTAGCGTTAGGAATTCCGGCTACTTCCTTGAAATTCCATGATCACGATAAACTTGCACACTACGCGAATGCGGCGGTGGATATTGAGTACAAATTCCCATTTGGCTTTAAAGAAATGGAAGGAATCCACTCGAGAACGGATTTTGACTTGAAAGCGCACCAAGATTTATCAAGAAAAAAACAACAATATTTTGACCCAGAAATAAACGAAAATTACATACCTTATGTGGTAGAAACGTCCGTAGGGGCTGATCGTTTATTCTTAGCCATTCTTTGCAATGCCTATACAGAAGAGACTGTGGGAGAAGGAGAACAAGAGAAACAACGTGTTTTCTTGAATTTCCACCCGGCTTTAGCTCCTGTAAAAGTGGCCGTTCTTCCATTAGTGAAAAAGGATGGTTTAGCAGAGAAAGCACAAGAGATTGTTAACAGCATTAAATTTGCCTTCAATACAACTTACGACGATGGTGGCGCCATAGGCAAGCGTTATACCCGTCAAGATTTAATTGGAACACCGTATTGTGTGGTGGTTGATTACCAAACCATGGAAGACAACACAGTGACCGTTCGCGATCGCAATACGATGACCCAAGAGCGCATTTCTATAGCAGACCTAAAAGAGAAAATTGGTTATGCTGTATCGATGGAGCGTATTTTTGAAAAACTTTTAAGTTAA
- a CDS encoding DUF349 domain-containing protein has translation MITEESNPAEELETTPTPEETPTEAIVETAAPSEVAAPAEVVFPVVEEKAVEFPVLDLSKATKESILAFYEQLKAILQASASSANFKKVDELTKEVRTAWEAIKQGERAEALAAFKATNEDSEEGFSFKGDEISQQIDAISAFIRTERGAFFSNLEKLREKALEGKTRLINELRTLVDSDDNSDPAHVNASFKAFKKIQEEWKGLGSVQGPMNQTLWQSYHALVDRFYSNRSIFFELLELDRKKNLQAKEGIATKLEALAAEISKGGALQKLLKEAEELFEEYKHIGPANREDNESLWTRVKKSLDVLFEQKRAVQDAQKHVFEENLKVKREIGDLMKHYASFTAANISEWNQASKAVLALQEQWNNLKGGLPRDGGKEVSHNFWSDLKTFFKHKSEFFSKIDAERKANLAAKQLLIDQVNGIVETGTITPEVTQMVIETQKKWKEIGHVPEKQKDSIYAKFKAACDAYFNLTREKGKNAKDVEFEGNLEAKQAILKEMEAMLKDPSLLATLGEKKAAWDAIGFVPRNNVKAIQESFRTTWNALIDLARTQPKEQLAAWGFELKSLASEANAGGEDKKSASPDARKKIQALENDIAVLTNNLEFFAKSKNSDKLRAEVEKKIEAAEKELEKLKKS, from the coding sequence ATGATCACCGAAGAGAGCAATCCAGCAGAAGAATTGGAAACTACTCCTACTCCAGAAGAAACACCGACAGAAGCTATTGTTGAAACAGCAGCTCCGTCTGAGGTGGCAGCTCCGGCAGAAGTAGTTTTTCCTGTAGTGGAAGAAAAGGCCGTAGAATTTCCGGTTTTAGACCTTTCAAAAGCAACTAAAGAGAGCATTCTTGCTTTCTATGAGCAATTGAAAGCCATTCTTCAAGCGAGCGCCTCATCGGCGAACTTCAAAAAAGTAGACGAATTAACCAAGGAAGTTAGAACCGCTTGGGAAGCAATCAAGCAAGGCGAACGCGCTGAGGCTTTAGCCGCTTTCAAGGCAACTAACGAAGATTCAGAAGAAGGATTCTCGTTCAAAGGAGATGAAATCTCGCAACAAATCGACGCCATTTCAGCCTTTATCCGTACGGAAAGAGGCGCATTCTTCTCTAATTTGGAGAAATTAAGAGAGAAGGCTCTTGAAGGGAAAACGCGTTTAATTAATGAACTAAGAACTTTAGTGGACTCGGATGACAATTCAGATCCGGCACACGTGAATGCAAGCTTTAAAGCCTTCAAGAAAATTCAAGAAGAGTGGAAAGGATTAGGCAGTGTGCAGGGACCGATGAATCAAACACTTTGGCAGAGTTACCACGCCTTAGTGGACCGTTTCTACAGCAATAGAAGTATTTTCTTCGAACTATTAGAGTTAGATCGCAAGAAGAATTTACAGGCCAAAGAAGGTATTGCCACTAAACTAGAAGCTTTAGCAGCGGAAATTTCTAAAGGCGGCGCTTTACAGAAGTTATTAAAAGAGGCGGAAGAGCTGTTTGAGGAGTACAAGCACATTGGACCAGCAAACAGAGAAGATAATGAGTCACTTTGGACGCGCGTGAAGAAATCTTTAGATGTACTTTTTGAACAAAAAAGAGCTGTCCAAGATGCCCAAAAGCACGTTTTCGAAGAAAACCTGAAAGTAAAACGCGAGATCGGCGACTTAATGAAGCATTATGCTAGTTTCACTGCCGCGAACATCAGCGAATGGAACCAAGCTTCCAAAGCGGTATTAGCGCTACAAGAGCAATGGAATAACTTGAAAGGCGGATTGCCACGTGATGGAGGAAAAGAAGTGAGTCACAACTTTTGGTCTGACTTAAAAACCTTCTTCAAACACAAGAGCGAATTCTTCTCTAAGATCGACGCAGAGCGCAAGGCTAACTTAGCTGCGAAGCAATTGTTGATTGACCAGGTGAACGGTATCGTAGAAACAGGTACCATCACTCCTGAAGTGACCCAAATGGTTATCGAAACACAGAAAAAGTGGAAAGAGATCGGTCACGTACCAGAAAAGCAGAAGGATTCTATCTACGCAAAATTCAAGGCTGCATGCGATGCCTACTTTAATTTAACTCGCGAGAAAGGCAAGAATGCGAAGGATGTGGAATTCGAAGGCAATTTAGAGGCTAAACAAGCGATATTGAAGGAGATGGAGGCTATGCTTAAGGATCCTAGCCTTTTAGCTACTTTAGGCGAAAAGAAAGCAGCATGGGATGCCATCGGCTTTGTACCTCGCAACAATGTGAAAGCGATCCAAGAAAGTTTCCGCACGACGTGGAATGCTTTAATCGATTTAGCACGAACACAACCGAAAGAGCAGCTAGCTGCTTGGGGCTTTGAATTAAAATCATTGGCTTCGGAAGCAAATGCAGGAGGAGAAGATAAAAAATCAGCTTCCCCAGATGCGCGCAAGAAAATCCAAGCCTTGGAAAATGATATCGCCGTGTTAACCAATAACTTAGAATTCTTCGCGAAGTCTAAAAACAGCGATAAGCTGCGTGCTGAGGTAGAAAAGAAAATTGAAGCCGCTGAAAAAGAATTAGAAAAACTGAAAAAAAGTTAA
- a CDS encoding helix-turn-helix domain-containing protein encodes MHQQDIIETLKKRRIMLQVNQETLAMLSGVGLRTVKQFESGKGNPTLETIQKLADVLGLEMQLAIKKIATENEDSDDIV; translated from the coding sequence ATGCACCAACAGGACATCATAGAAACACTAAAAAAGCGACGAATTATGCTTCAAGTGAACCAAGAGACCCTTGCTATGCTGTCAGGTGTAGGTCTACGAACGGTCAAACAATTTGAAAGCGGCAAAGGAAATCCTACCTTGGAGACGATTCAAAAACTAGCCGACGTACTAGGACTTGAAATGCAATTAGCCATTAAAAAAATAGCAACTGAAAATGAGGACAGCGACGATATTGTATAA
- a CDS encoding HipA N-terminal domain-containing protein, which translates to MRTATILYKTEPAGILSQLNNGSFHFQYLDTWIEDKKKPAISLTMPKSKKEFKSPHLFPVFFHLLPEGANKQAVCKFKKIDPSDHFGILLHTAQFDTIGAITIEQID; encoded by the coding sequence ATGAGGACAGCGACGATATTGTATAAGACTGAACCTGCAGGAATTTTGAGTCAACTGAATAATGGAAGTTTTCATTTTCAGTATTTAGATACTTGGATAGAGGATAAAAAAAAGCCGGCCATTAGCTTAACCATGCCTAAGTCAAAAAAGGAATTTAAGTCCCCTCACCTATTTCCAGTTTTCTTTCACTTGTTACCAGAGGGAGCAAATAAGCAGGCGGTTTGCAAGTTCAAGAAGATTGATCCATCGGATCATTTTGGCATACTATTACATACCGCTCAATTCGATACGATAGGTGCGATAACGATTGAACAAATAGACTGA